From Candidatus Methylomirabilota bacterium:
AAGCTCTCCTGACTCATAGTGCTTGGAAAGCAATCGATGACCTCAACCAACCTGATACAAATGACGTCTCGATTGAATACACCCGACTTGATGAACAATTCGATGGCTTAGGATACAAGCAAGGTCGGCATCAGCAACTACGACCATCCTGGGCCTGTGTTTCCACTCAGCAGTCGTCAATACTACCACGCTAACTGTGAGGGCAAAAAAGGCTTGGGCAACCAGACCATGGATAAGGGCGAGTTCGCTTCCAGCCGACACCAGAATCACCCGAAGGCCGCCAAGCACTCCCTGAATGATGACCGCACCGACGGCAACAACTCCGAGCCACCGGGCCGATCTTCCCGACTCTTTCAACCACA
This genomic window contains:
- a CDS encoding COX15/CtaA family protein produces the protein MTHTRARVHNPWPHRFALATATSTLLLIFVGGLVTNTGAGLAVPDWPTTFGHNMFLYPWSHMVGGIFYEHSHRLIGSTVGLLTLGLALVLWLKESGRSARWLGVVAVGAVIIQGVLGGLRVILVSAGSELALIHGLVAQAFFALTVSVVVLTTAEWKHRPRMVVVADADLACILSHRIVHQVGCIQSRRHLYQVG